From Pararge aegeria chromosome 9, ilParAegt1.1, whole genome shotgun sequence, the proteins below share one genomic window:
- the LOC120626454 gene encoding calcitonin receptor-like protein 1 — translation MTVGGYFSDGLNPENGDLSAWHQRNPRVAIRTNNELACEKPNIYFCEEPPNMIPAENTKTCNYRNIWYQEQVYRWVAGRGCLLYTPDFLFVGGRNTINLNAGCVYGNLFAPCLEVVKDDGTCGCFPFDPSLEEVATAVRKALVPSIHGRWERCFYGAVDCCSHFMNGNYTVQVNSQCPPTFDGWSCWQPAQNGTVARSVCPEFAYSNSGPTCHHFSHKQCHPQGAWELQTDYSTCSITPRLLRRYRYYIGVLTFSVVTSFPAICIFIFYKRLRVTRVALHRNLLIAIVLRNIIVVISRNVIYIDELTNAGETIMSQNSVACRVLAFAERLAGNAVFVCMMLEGIYLHRLIVAVFKQKLSMKILYCIGVLFAMLPVFAWSIVMSLYNDHSCWMVYTVDHIQWIIDVPRLLILLINGVLYIDVLRVLFTKIRNSENANQLNTAKATLFLMPIFGVQFLFTVFRPYTTNCDVEQFYYIVAYTIEGLQGFTVALLYCYINKEVHALIKATYKKAEDTVTSRLKGSSYYPRMSGDPKTNRRFTYTSALTTTKADDSKNQYLTKEPKLHVAEIISIQATERLAEILDPVYETIDNVNSEGYDYLERSNNDIDTEFTRNYGFTNASNISIGCPDWLRRESSSSSNIYNASVPGCHVIHEEIVKDTDSLKISTSSGQNEEDNKKSLESSDYENAIHSLSECTSNNNIDSEKGLDIDRDMEFDCGNYENMLDEIMQCMEAHDVKLNPDLLAPNRSEGDKIVFVEE, via the exons ATGACG gtGGGGGGCTATTTTAGCGATGGCCTGAACCCAGAGAATGGGGACCTGAGTGCGTGGCATCAGCGAAACCCTCGAGTGGCGATACGCACCAACAATGAGCTGGCTTGCGAGAAacctaatatttatttctgcgaG GAACCGCCGAACATGATACCAGCGGAGAACACTAAAACCTGCAACTATCGCAACATCTGGTACCAGGAGCAGGTGTACCGCTGGGTGGCAGGCAGGGGATGCCTGCTGTACACCCCGGACTTTCTGTTCGTGGGTGGTAGAAATACCATCAATCTGAACGCAGGCTGTGTGTACGGGAATTTGTTTGCGCCTTGCTTGGAAGTC GTAAAAGACGATGGCACATGCGGCTGTTTCCCATTTGATCCGAGCCTCGAGGAAGTAGCTACGGCAGTACGCAAAGCCCTAGTGCCTTCTATACACGGAAGATGGGAGAGATGTTTCTATGGAGCCGTCGACTGTTGCAGTCACTTTATGAACGGGAATTACACTGTACAAG TAAATAGCCAATGTCCACCTACATTTGATGGATGGAGTTGCTGGCAGCCAGCACAAAACGGTACCGTTGCCAGATCAGTATGCCCAGAGTTCGCCTACTCAAATTCTGGACCAACTTGTCATC ATTTCAGCCATAAACAGTGTCACCCCCAAGGGGCATGGGAGCTTCAAACGGATTACAGTACTTGCAGCATCACACCGCGGCTACTGCGCCGCTATCGCTACTACATAGGAGTACTTACCTTCTCTGTGGTCACCAGCTTTCCCGCCATATGCATTTTTATATTCTACAAAAGACTACGCGTCACCAGGGTCGCCCTTCACAGAAACCTTCTCATAGCTATTGTTCTGAGAAATATAATTGTTGTTATCAGCAGGAACGTG ATCTATATTGACGAGTTAACAAACGCTGGGGAGACGATAATGTCGCAAAATAGCGTTGCTTGCCGAGTACTGGCCTTCGCGGAGCGTCTCGCAGGCAACGCTGTATTCGTATGCATGATGTTGGAGGGAATCTACCTGCATAGACTCATAGTGGCGGTGTTCAAGCAGAAGCTGAGCATGAAAATATTGTACTGCATCGGAGTAT taTTCGCAATGCTGCCAGTGTTCGCGTGGTCGATTGTCATGAGCCTGTACAACGACCACTCGTGCTGGATGGTGTATACGGTCGACCACATCCAATGGATTATCGACGTGCCACGCCTGCTCATACTTTTGATCAACGGCGTGCTGTACATCGACGTACTTCGAGTACTGTTTACCAAGATTCGGAATAGCGAGAACGCCAATCAATT AAACACAGCGAAAGCCACGCTGTTCTTGATGCCGATATTTGGAGTGCAATTCTTATTCACTGTGTTCCGTCCGTACACCACTAATTGCGATGTtgaacagttttattatatcgtCGCGTATACAATCGAGGGCTTGCAAGGATTTACCGTCGCTTTACTTTACTGCTATATTAATAAGGAG GTGCACGCCTTAATTAAAGCTACGTACAAGAAAGCAGAGGACACTGTTACTAGTCGCCTTAAAGGCTCCTCTTATTATCCTCGAATGAGTGGAGATCCTAAAACTAATAGACGGTTCACTTATACATCGGCTCTTACTACAACCAAAGCAGACGATTCAAAGAACCAATACTTAACTAAAGAACCAAAACTACATGTGGCAGAAATAATATCAATACAAGCAACAGAAAGACTCGCGGAGATCTTAGACCCAGTTTATGAAACAATAGACAATGTAAACTCCGAAGGCTATGACTATTTAGAACGGTCAAATAACGACATTGATACTGAGTTTACACGGAATTATGGTTTTACAAATGCATCGAATATTTCGATAGGTTGTCCGGATTGGCTAAGACGCGAGTCTTCATCATCGAGCAATATTTATAACGCTTCCGTTCCTGGATGCCATGTGATACACGAAGAAATTGTTAAAGATACGGACAGTCTTAAAATAAGTACATCTTCAGGTCAAAATGAAGAAGATAATAAGAAATCCTTAGAGTCAAGTGATTATGAAAATGCTATTCATAGTTTGTCTGAATGTACGAGTAATAATAACATTGACAGTGAAAAAGGATTGGATATCGATCGAGACATGGAATTTGACTGTGGGAATTATGAAAATATGCTGGATGAAATTATGCAGTGTATGGAAGCGCATGATGTTAAATTAAACCCAGACCTTTTGGCACCAAATAGATCAGAAGgagataaaattgtatttgtagAAGAATAA
- the LOC120626455 gene encoding putative defense protein 3 has translation MVTKLFIVMFVCWGVDGFPDGAPVDACVKDRANQPNHGQHRTQPLSNLPYRIVASSSNYEPNSKITVMIEGTETFKGFFIQARSAENNEWIGSWDETPNTSPLPECSAITHADPKDKIRAILSWKAPHNSHGRVYFTGTVLKNYGTFWSNLIAEAPQDPAALQVLY, from the exons ATGGTGACGAAACTGTTCAtagttatgtttgtttgttggggTGTGGATGGGTTTCCGGATGGCGCGCCTGTGGACGCTTGCGTCAAAGATCGTGCCAACCAACCTAACCATGGGCAGCACCGCACGCAGCCGCTATCGAACCTGCCTTATAGGATCGTCGCCTCATCTTCTAACTATGAACCCAATTCCAAGATCACAG tGATGATCGAAGGCACAGAAACattcaaaggctttttcatccAAGCACGCTCTGCTGAAAACAACGAATGGATAGGCTCTTGGGATGAGACTCCGAACACCAGTCCTCTCCCGGAGTGTTCAGCCATCACCCACGCGGACCCTAAAGACAAGATCAGAGCTATTCTCTCGTGGAAAGCGCCCCACAATTCCCATGGACGTGTGTATTTCAC AGGCACGGTTCTGAAGAACTACGGAACATTTTGGTCGAATCTCATCGCCGAGGCGCCGCAAGACCCCGCTGCACTACAagttctttattaa